GTTGTCGGCGAGAAGGTCGGCATGACACAGGTGTGGGACGACGACAACCGCGTCGTGCCCGTCACCGTGCTGCGGGTCACGCCGCTGCGGGTGGTGCAGGTCAAGACTCCCGAGCGGGACGGGTACAGCGCGCTCCAGGTGACCTTCGGCGAGCGGGACCCGCGCAAGCTCAACCGGCCCGAGCGCGGTCACTTCGACAAGGCGGGGGTCAGCCCCGGCCGGGCACTCGTCGAGCTGCGGCTCGATGACGTGAGCGGCTACGAGGTCGGCCAGGAGATCGCCGTCGACGTCCTCGAGGCCGGCGAGCTGGTGGACGTCACCGCCGTGAGCAGGGGCAAGGGCTTCGCGGGGGTGATGAAGCGGCACGGCTTCGCCGGCCAGAAGGCCTCGCACGGTGCCCACCGGATCCATCGCGCCCCCGGCTCGATCGGGGCCTGTGCCACCCCGGCGCGCGTCTTCCGGGGGACCCGCATGGCCGGTCGGATGGGTGGCCGCAAGACCACCA
This DNA window, taken from Rhabdothermincola sediminis, encodes the following:
- the rplC gene encoding 50S ribosomal protein L3, with the protein product MANKAVVGEKVGMTQVWDDDNRVVPVTVLRVTPLRVVQVKTPERDGYSALQVTFGERDPRKLNRPERGHFDKAGVSPGRALVELRLDDVSGYEVGQEIAVDVLEAGELVDVTAVSRGKGFAGVMKRHGFAGQKASHGAHRIHRAPGSIGACATPARVFRGTRMAGRMGGRKTTTLNLRVVEADAERGLLLVRGAVPGPKGGTVIVRDAVKSTAKGGA